Genomic window (Kosakonia sp. BYX6):
AGTTCGCTTTGCGCGCTGGAGTCTGGTTCGAAACGCAGATTACATTCAACTTTGCCGCGTGTCAGACGGGTACGAAGACGTTCACGGACAACCGGTTCGAGGCTGCGGAATTGCTCCGGCAGGCGGAAGTAAGTTTCCAGATAACGCTGGTTAACCGAGCGCAGTTCCCAGGAGGCAGAGCCCCATTCACCCTTGATTTCACGCCGGGCGTAGGCGGTCATACTGCGGATCATAGACGTTCCCGTTTTTATAGAGAGATGCGGGGATTATAGCTTTCGTGGCCTTATCAGGATAGGAATAACCTCGGTAAGCCAGTATAATGCGCAGCCACATTCGTAACAGCCGGAGAAATCATCATGCGTCCAGCAGGCCGTAGCGCCAATCAAGTGCGCCCCGTCATCTTGACCCGTAACTACACAAAACACGCAGAAGGCTCCGTGCTGGTTGAATTTGGTGATACCAAAGTGCTATGCACCGCCTCCATTGAAGAAGGTGTTCCGCGTTTCCTTAAAGGTCAGGGCCAGGGCTGGATCACCGCCGAATATGGCATGCTGCCGCGTTCCACTCATACCCGTAACGCGCGTGAAGCGGCGAAAGGTAAGCAAGGCGGCCGCACCATGGAAATTCAGCGTCTGATCGCCCGTGCGCTGCGCGCCGCAGTAGATTTGAATGCGCTCGGCGAGTTCACAATCACCCTCGACTGTGACGTTATCCAGGCCGATGGCGGCACGCGTACCGCGTCGATTACCGGTGCTTGTGTGGCATTGGCCGATGCGCTGAACAAATTGGTCGCTGCCGGGAAACTGAAAACCAACCCGATGAAAGGCATGGTCGCGGCGGTGTCTGTCGGTATTGTTAACGGCGAAGCTGTTTGTGATCTTGAGTATGTAGAAGATTCTGCCGCAGAAACCGACATGAACGTCGTGATGACCGAAGATGGCCGCATGATTGAAGTTCAGGGTACGGCGGAAGGCGAGCCCTTCTCACACGAAGAGCTACTCACCCTGCTGGCGCTGGCCAGAGGGGGGATTGAATCGATCATCACGACGCAGAAAGCGGCGTTAGAAAATTAATTTTGAAGCGACTGAAAAGTCGCTTTTTTTTGTCTGCAGAAAAGTGAGATGAGGAGCGGATCCATGAAAGCGTATCAGCGTCAGTTTATTGAATTTGCGCTTAATAAGCAGGTACTGAAGTTTGGCGAATTCACGCTGAAATCCGGGCGGAAAAGCCCCTATTTCTTCAACGCCGGGCTGTTTAATACCGGTCGCGATCTGGCTCTGTTAGGCCGTTTTTACGCCGAAGCGCTGGTGGATTCCGGTATCGATTTTGACCTGCTGTTTGGTCCGGCCTACAAAGGCATTCCTATCGCTACCACCACGGCGGTCGCGCTGGCGGAACATCACGAGCGCGATGTGCCTTACTGCTTTAACCGCAAGGAAGCCAAAGATCACGGCGAAGGCGGTAATTTGGTCGGCAGCGCATTGCAGGGGCGCGTGATGCTGGTGGATGACGTGATCACCGCCGGTACCGCGATTCGTGAGTCGATGGAGATTATCCAGGCCAATGGTGCGACGCTCGCTGGTGTGCTGATCTCACTGGATCGCCAGGAGCGAGGCCGTGCCGATATCTCCGCCATTCAGGAAGTGGAGCGCGACTACGGATGTAAGGTGATTTCAATTATCACCCTGAAAGAGTTGATTGCTTATCTGGAAGAGAAACCGGAAATGGCCGATCACCTGGCCTCAGTGCGCGCCTATCGCGAGCAATACGGCGTCTAAAATTTGGCCCGGCAGGTCGTCTGCCGGGTTCGCTTTACAGTAGTTTCACGCCCTGCGTGTTCACATACAGTGAATAGATAGAAGTGCTAGAGGCCATAAACAGGCGGTTTCGCTGTTCGCCACCAAAGCATAAATTGGCGCAGCGCTCCGGTAAGTGGATCATGCCAATCGCTTTACCTTGGTTATTAAATACGCGTACGCCGTCTAACTCTGCCGTGCCCATTCCCCAGCCGCACCATAAATTGCCATCGACATCGCAGGCGATACCGTCCGCCGTCCCGGTACCACAATCAATGTGTACTCGCTTATTTTTCAGCTGATTATCAATGATATCCCACGCCAGAATTAAGCGGTTAGGTGTGGCGCGGCTCTCCACCACATACAACGTTTTTTCGTCCGCCGAGAAGCAGATGCCGTTCGGCCCGCGCACATCGCCCAGCACAACCTCCAACTTACGGGTTTGCGGATCCAGTCGATAAACATTCTGCGGCAGTTCAGGTGCGGCTTTGTGCCCTTCATAGAACCCGGCGATACCAAACGGCGGATCGGTAAACCAGATAGAGCCGTCCGATTTCACTGCAATATCGTTCGGTGAGTTAAGCGGCTTGCCTTCGAAGCTATCTGCCAGCACGGTGATTGTGCCGTCATATTCCGTGCGCGTAATGCGACGCGTGTCGTGCTCGCAACTGATCAAGCGCCCTTGCCTGTCGCGGGCATGGCCGTTGGCGTTATTAGACGGTTGGCGAAAAACACGGGTTTCGCCAGTGGCCTCATCCCAGCGCATCACCGCGTTGTTGGGGATGTCGCTCCACAGCAGCATGCGCATATCGCCAAACCAGACTGGCCCTTCCGCCCAGCGGCAGCCCGTTGCGAGTTGCTCCACTTTGGCACTGGCCACCATATAACCGCGAAAACTGTCATCCAGCGCGACAATACTAGGGTCCGGGTACCGGGCCGAAGGCGCCCAGCCCGCGATACTCTTTTGACTCAGAAATAACGACGCGGTGGCGATACCGCTCAGTTTCAGCAGTTCCCGACGTGATGTCGCCATCATGTCTCTCCTTATTTGTAGGGTATTTATGATGTGATTTGAATTAGGTGGAAAGATACTGCCAGAGGGAGGGTAGAAAATATGGGAGGCCACGACATCTGGCATCTTAACGAATAATGTTGGGCTTTTTCACAGAAGGCGGGGAAATGAGAATGCAGCCACAAGGACTGCATGCGGTATTACTGCAATTGCGTGGCGAGTAGTGGCCAGCGGGCATCAAACTCTTCAGTTGGGATATATTTGAACTCGCTGCGCACATAACGCGACAGCATCCCTTCGCAAAATGCCAGTAGCTGGCTTGCCAGCAGCGTTTCGTCAGTCGCGTAGGCTTCGCCTTCGCGCATTTTGCGCTCACGCAACACCTGGCGAAGCTGGGCTTCAATGCGCTCGAATAGCTGATTAATACGCCCTTGCAGGCGATCCTGTTCGAACATCAATGCGTGGCCGGTCATGATGCGCGTTAAACCTGGGTTGCGCTCTCCGAAACCAAGAATCAGCTGCACGATAAGACGCAAGCGCGTGGTGGTGTCTTTTTCGTCTTTTAAAATCAGATTGATACGAGTAATCAGGCTATCTTCGATAAACTCAATCAGACTATCGAACATGCGCGTTTTGCTAGGGAAATGGCGGTACAGCGCAGCTTCAGAAACGCCAACGGACGCCGCCAGTTTCGCCGTCGTAATACGTTGGCTTCCATCGCTGGATTCCAGCATTAGCGCCAGAGATTGAAGTATTTCCTCGCGACGATTCCGTTTCGCAGCTTGTTTTTCTGCCATGTTCTAAAATACCCCTGAAAATAAGCACTTGTCAGGCGAGCAACCACACAACGACCGCAAACAGTGTGCGTTTGCGGTGATGTTATTGCGATTATTTCGTTGTGTAGTGCGTTAAAGAGAGCGGTTTATTGACGCCCGGAATGGCCGAAGCCGCCTTCACCACGCTCGGTGGCGTCAAAATCTTCCACCAGGTTAAATTCAGCCTGTACAACCGGTACAAAGACCATCTGCGCGATGCGCTCGCCAGGCACGATGGTAAAACTGTCCTGCCCACGGTTCCAGACAGAGACCATCAGCTGCCCCTGATAATCCGAATCAATCAGCCCCACCAGGTTCCCTAACACTACGCCATGTTTATGGCCCAGCCCGGAACGCGGTAAAATCACCGCCGCAAGCGATGGGTCGGCAATATGGATTGCCAGGCCGGTCGGCAGCAACGTTGTTGCGCCAGGCGCCAGCTCTACGGCGTCATCGAGACAGGCGCGCAGGTCAAGTCCGGCGGAGCCGGAGGTGGCATAGGTCGGCAGCGGGAACTGCTTACCAACGCGCGGGTCCAGAATCTTAACGTCGATTTTTTTCATCATAACGGGTAACGATCTCGTCCAGTAATAGGTGTCCCAGAAGGTCTTTGCGCGCCAGCGGCAAGCGTTTATCGCCATCCTGCCAGAAAAGATGCAGTGCGTTGCTGTCGCTATTGAAGCCTTGATTGGATTGCGAGACATCATTGGCGCAAATCAAATCGAGGTTTTTGCGGGCGCGTTTCTGCCGGGCATATTCTTCCACATTATTTGTTTCGGCGGCAAACCCAACAACATAAGGGCGATTTTCTGAAAGTGCGGCTACGCCCGCCACGATATCTGGGTTTTTCACCATTTTTATCGTAATTTCATCGCCTTGCTTTTTAATTTTTTCATCAGCGATGTGGCTGGCGCGGTAATCCGCTACCGCTGCACAGCCAATAAAAATGTGCTGTTGCCGAGCACCATTTTTTACGGCGGCTTCCATTTCCAGCGCGGTGGTCACATTCACACGCTGAACAAATGCGGGTGTTGGCAGCGACACCGGGCCAGAAACCAATGTGACATTCGCCCCGCGTTTAGCGGCGGCGGCGGCAATGGCGAAGCCCATCTTACCGGAACTGAGATTGGTGATGTAACGCACCGGATCCAACGGCTCGCGGGTTGGACCGGCGGTAATCATGATGTTCAGATGTTGCAGATCTTTGACAGGCGAGAAATGCGCGGCAGCCATATCGACAATGGTCAGCGGATCCAACATACGCCCTGGACCAATATCGCCACAGGCCTGGCTGCCGCTGTCCGGCCCCCATAACAACAGGCCACGCGAAGCCAGCACCTGCAAATTATGCTGTGTGGCGACGGCACGATACATTTGTTGGTTCATCGCTGGAACCACCGCGACAGGCGCTGGGGTGGCGAGGCAAATCGTGGAAACCAAATCGTTGGCCATCCCGGCGGCGACACGGGCAATTAAATCGGCAGTGGCAGGTGCCAGAATCACCAAATCGGCCCATTTACCGAGTTCGATATGGCCCATTGCCGCTTCGGCTGCGGGGTCCAGCAGGCTGTCGGAAACCGGATAGCCCGAAACGGCTTGCAGGCTCATCGGCGTGATAAAGGCTTTGGCGGCCTCGGTCATTACCACGCGGACTTCCGCTCCGCGATCGCGCAGGCGACGTACCAGCTCAGGTGCTTTATAAGCTGCAATGCCGCCGCTTACGCCGAGGACAATTTTTTTACCCGCCAGACTGATCATGATTCTTTCCTGTTGGATTTCACCAGAAGTTGGGCATTTTATCACAATCCTGATGTTGTCGTGCTTTTGCCCGTGAAGCACTTTGCGAGGCATTACGCAGAGATAAGAATTCGCTGTCGAAGGGGAGAAGTGGAGTGTGGCAGCATTTAGGCGAGACAGGGAGGAATGGACATGGACATTGTTTTTATACCCCAGAAACCGCGCGAAAAGATGCTGAAATTAGGCATTGAGTCCCTTACCGACGTGGAACTATTGGCGCTGTTTTTGCGCACCGGGACACAGGGGAAAAGTGTGCTCACCGTGGCGCGTGAAATGCTGAAACACTTCGGTTCGCTGTATACATTACTCTCTGCCGATTTTGAGGACTTTAAAGATATTCCCGGTATCGGCATCGCCAAATATGCGCAGCTAAGGGGCATCGGCGAACTGGCTCGACGTTCTTACAACGCGCGTATCGTCGTGGAAGAAAGCCCGCTGCTCAGTCCTGAACTCGCCAGGGAGTTTTTGCAAAGCCAGCTGTCGAGTGAAGAGCGCGAGATCTTTATGATAATCCTGATGGATAACCAGAACCGGATCATCAAGCACTGCCGGCTCTTTAGCGGCACTATCAATCATGTGGAAGTGCATCCGCGAGAAATTTTGCGTGAAGCGTTAAAAGTGAATGCAGCCGCCGTGATCCTCGCGCATAATCACCCTTCGGGTAACGCTGAGCCGAGTAAAGCGGATAAATTAATCACCGAACGGGTGGTGAAATGCTGCCAGTTCATGGACATTCGGGTCCTTGATCATCTGGTTATTGGCCACGGAGAGTACGTTTCTTTTGCAGAACGTGGTTGGATTTAGACCACTTTGCGCGATCCATCGGGATCTTTGTCTGTTCGGGACTTGAGCACACCGCCGACTCAGCGTATACTACGCCACCTTTGAGAATCTCGGGTTTGGCATTTGGGCCTGGCAATCGAGTGTTCACATAGAACTGCGATGACCGGGCTGTAAAGCCTGACGAGGCGCCGATACCCCATACGAAGCTCGAGCTAATTTGATTTTTGGAGAATAGACATGTCCCGAGTCTGCCAAGTTACTGGCAAGCGTCCGGTGACCGGTAACAACCGTTCCCACGCACTGAACGCGACTAAACGCCGTTTCCTGCCGAACCTGCACTCTCACCGTTTCTGGGTTGAGAGCGAAAAGCGTTTTGTCACCCTGCGTGTATCTGCTAAAGGTATGCGTGTAATTGATAAGAAAGGCATCGATACAGTTCTGTCTGAACTGCGTGCCCGTGGCGAAAAGTACTAAGTACTTAAAGGATATAAATCATGGCTAAAGGTATTCGTGAGAAAATCAAGCTGGTTTCTTCCGCTGGTACTGGTCACTTCTACACCACCACGAAGAACAAACGTACTAAGCCGGAAAAACTGGAACTGAAAAAGTTCGATCCAGTTGTCCGTCAGCACGTGCTGTACAAAGAAGCTAAAATCAAATAATTTTAGTTTTCTTGAACAAAAACCCCGCATTGTCGGGGTTTTTGCATTTCTGATAACCCGCAAAAAGCCGGAGACGAGATGCCTGAGTTACCTGAAGTCGAAACCAGCCGCAGAGGCATTGAACCGCATCTGGTCGGCGAAACCATTCTTCACGCGGTAGTACGCAACGGACGATTACGCTGGCCTGTTTCCGAAGAAATCCACAGCCTGAGTGATAAACCCGTGCTCAGTGTTCAGCGCCGAGCTAAATACCTGCTGTTGGAACTGCCTGATGGTTGGATCATCATTCATCTGGGAATGTCTGGTAGCCTGCGTATTCTTCCCCATGAGCTGCCGCCTGAAAAACATGATCACGTTGACCTGGTGATGAGCAACGGCAAAGTGTTGCGCTACACCGATCCCCGCCGTTTTGGCGCGTGGCTATGGACTAAAGAGCTGGAAGGTCACAATGTGCTGGCACATCTTGGCCCGGAACCGCTAAGCGACGCCTTTGACGCAGACTATCTTCAGCAAAAATGTGCGAAGAAAAAAACCGCCATTAAACCCTGGCTGATGGATAACAAGCTGGTGGTCGGTGTGGGAAATATTTACGCCAGCGAATCGCTGTTCGCTGCCGGGATCCATCCCGATCGGCTGGCTTCATCGCTTTCACAACAGGAGTGTGAAATTCTGGTGCGTGTTATTAAAGCGGTGTTGTTGCGGTCTATTGAGCAGGGCGGAACAACGTTAAAAGATTTTCTGCAAAGCGACGGGAAGCCGGGATATTTCGCGCAGGAGCTACAGGTGTATGGGCGGGAAGGGGAACCTTGTCGCGTATGCGGTACGCCGATTATTGCAGCGAAACACGCGCAGCGTTCAACGTTTTACTGCCGGCATTGCCAAAAGTAAGTGTGGCCGGAAAAGGCGAAGCCGCCATCCGGCACTAAAATCACTTGAGCTTATCCAGCAGTGCCTGATGCACATTTTGCGGCAAGAAATGCGTGACATCGCCCTGATGACGCGCCACTTCTTTGACCAACGACGAAGAGATAAACGACCACTCTTTCGAAGGCATTAAATAGACGCTTTCAAGTTCTGGCATCAAATGACGATTCATATGCGCCAGTTGCATCTCATATTCGAAATCCGCCACCGCCCGCAAACCACGGATCAGGATATTCGCCTGCTGTGCTCGCGCGAAGTTAGCCATTAAATCGCTAAATCCCACCACCGTGACGTTCGACAAATGGCCCGTTGCCGCCTGTGCCAGCGCCACGCGCTCTTCAAGATCAAACATCGGCTTTTTACTGGGACTCGCGGCAATCGCCAGCACCAGCTCATCAAACATTGAGGCGGCGCGGGTGACAATATCAATGTGCCCGTTGGTAATAGGATCAAAGGTGCCAGGATAAATCGCCCGCTTTTGCATAATCGACCTTATTGCGCTTTAGGTGGCAGATAGGGTTCCAGCAGTTGCAACAAAAGCTGCAGAGCGCCCTGGTTCTGGTAGAGCACTTCCACTGCATGGCGACCGTAGAAGTTCCGGTAATCTTCATCAGTCAGCAAAGAGGTAATCTCTTTGGTCAGTGCGGCTACGTCCGCCACCGTTATCAATCCGTCGGCCTGTGTCAATCGCGCACAGATATCCTTGAAGTTAAACGTGTGCGGCCCCATCAATACAGGAATCGCGTGGGCGGCTGCTTCAAGCGGGTTATGTCCGCCTCTCTCAACCAAAGAACCGCCGACGAACGCCAGATCCGCAATGCCGTAAAGCAACATCAGCTCGCCCATGGTGTCGCCAATCACGACCTGGGTACTGGCAGATGGCACTTCGCCGGAAGAGCGGGTGATGT
Coding sequences:
- the rph gene encoding ribonuclease PH, whose protein sequence is MRPAGRSANQVRPVILTRNYTKHAEGSVLVEFGDTKVLCTASIEEGVPRFLKGQGQGWITAEYGMLPRSTHTRNAREAAKGKQGGRTMEIQRLIARALRAAVDLNALGEFTITLDCDVIQADGGTRTASITGACVALADALNKLVAAGKLKTNPMKGMVAAVSVGIVNGEAVCDLEYVEDSAAETDMNVVMTEDGRMIEVQGTAEGEPFSHEELLTLLALARGGIESIITTQKAALEN
- the pyrE gene encoding orotate phosphoribosyltransferase; the protein is MKAYQRQFIEFALNKQVLKFGEFTLKSGRKSPYFFNAGLFNTGRDLALLGRFYAEALVDSGIDFDLLFGPAYKGIPIATTTAVALAEHHERDVPYCFNRKEAKDHGEGGNLVGSALQGRVMLVDDVITAGTAIRESMEIIQANGATLAGVLISLDRQERGRADISAIQEVERDYGCKVISIITLKELIAYLEEKPEMADHLASVRAYREQYGV
- a CDS encoding SMP-30/gluconolactonase/LRE family protein; translated protein: MATSRRELLKLSGIATASLFLSQKSIAGWAPSARYPDPSIVALDDSFRGYMVASAKVEQLATGCRWAEGPVWFGDMRMLLWSDIPNNAVMRWDEATGETRVFRQPSNNANGHARDRQGRLISCEHDTRRITRTEYDGTITVLADSFEGKPLNSPNDIAVKSDGSIWFTDPPFGIAGFYEGHKAAPELPQNVYRLDPQTRKLEVVLGDVRGPNGICFSADEKTLYVVESRATPNRLILAWDIIDNQLKNKRVHIDCGTGTADGIACDVDGNLWCGWGMGTAELDGVRVFNNQGKAIGMIHLPERCANLCFGGEQRNRLFMASSTSIYSLYVNTQGVKLL
- the slmA gene encoding nucleoid occlusion factor SlmA: MAEKQAAKRNRREEILQSLALMLESSDGSQRITTAKLAASVGVSEAALYRHFPSKTRMFDSLIEFIEDSLITRINLILKDEKDTTTRLRLIVQLILGFGERNPGLTRIMTGHALMFEQDRLQGRINQLFERIEAQLRQVLRERKMREGEAYATDETLLASQLLAFCEGMLSRYVRSEFKYIPTEEFDARWPLLATQLQ
- the dut gene encoding dUTP diphosphatase, translating into MMKKIDVKILDPRVGKQFPLPTYATSGSAGLDLRACLDDAVELAPGATTLLPTGLAIHIADPSLAAVILPRSGLGHKHGVVLGNLVGLIDSDYQGQLMVSVWNRGQDSFTIVPGERIAQMVFVPVVQAEFNLVEDFDATERGEGGFGHSGRQ
- the coaBC gene encoding bifunctional phosphopantothenoylcysteine decarboxylase/phosphopantothenate--cysteine ligase CoaBC, with protein sequence MISLAGKKIVLGVSGGIAAYKAPELVRRLRDRGAEVRVVMTEAAKAFITPMSLQAVSGYPVSDSLLDPAAEAAMGHIELGKWADLVILAPATADLIARVAAGMANDLVSTICLATPAPVAVVPAMNQQMYRAVATQHNLQVLASRGLLLWGPDSGSQACGDIGPGRMLDPLTIVDMAAAHFSPVKDLQHLNIMITAGPTREPLDPVRYITNLSSGKMGFAIAAAAAKRGANVTLVSGPVSLPTPAFVQRVNVTTALEMEAAVKNGARQQHIFIGCAAVADYRASHIADEKIKKQGDEITIKMVKNPDIVAGVAALSENRPYVVGFAAETNNVEEYARQKRARKNLDLICANDVSQSNQGFNSDSNALHLFWQDGDKRLPLARKDLLGHLLLDEIVTRYDEKNRR
- the radC gene encoding RadC family protein, translating into MDIVFIPQKPREKMLKLGIESLTDVELLALFLRTGTQGKSVLTVAREMLKHFGSLYTLLSADFEDFKDIPGIGIAKYAQLRGIGELARRSYNARIVVEESPLLSPELAREFLQSQLSSEEREIFMIILMDNQNRIIKHCRLFSGTINHVEVHPREILREALKVNAAAVILAHNHPSGNAEPSKADKLITERVVKCCQFMDIRVLDHLVIGHGEYVSFAERGWI
- the rpmB gene encoding 50S ribosomal protein L28; its protein translation is MSRVCQVTGKRPVTGNNRSHALNATKRRFLPNLHSHRFWVESEKRFVTLRVSAKGMRVIDKKGIDTVLSELRARGEKY
- the rpmG gene encoding 50S ribosomal protein L33; translation: MAKGIREKIKLVSSAGTGHFYTTTKNKRTKPEKLELKKFDPVVRQHVLYKEAKIK
- the mutM gene encoding bifunctional DNA-formamidopyrimidine glycosylase/DNA-(apurinic or apyrimidinic site) lyase codes for the protein MPELPEVETSRRGIEPHLVGETILHAVVRNGRLRWPVSEEIHSLSDKPVLSVQRRAKYLLLELPDGWIIIHLGMSGSLRILPHELPPEKHDHVDLVMSNGKVLRYTDPRRFGAWLWTKELEGHNVLAHLGPEPLSDAFDADYLQQKCAKKKTAIKPWLMDNKLVVGVGNIYASESLFAAGIHPDRLASSLSQQECEILVRVIKAVLLRSIEQGGTTLKDFLQSDGKPGYFAQELQVYGREGEPCRVCGTPIIAAKHAQRSTFYCRHCQK
- the coaD gene encoding pantetheine-phosphate adenylyltransferase, with amino-acid sequence MQKRAIYPGTFDPITNGHIDIVTRAASMFDELVLAIAASPSKKPMFDLEERVALAQAATGHLSNVTVVGFSDLMANFARAQQANILIRGLRAVADFEYEMQLAHMNRHLMPELESVYLMPSKEWSFISSSLVKEVARHQGDVTHFLPQNVHQALLDKLK